Proteins encoded by one window of Musa acuminata AAA Group cultivar baxijiao chromosome BXJ2-9, Cavendish_Baxijiao_AAA, whole genome shotgun sequence:
- the LOC135623538 gene encoding AT-hook motif nuclear-localized protein 23-like — MAGLDLGTASRFLHPLHLHLPHTRPDSEESPAAGGDGASGEVQASHGLELSAPAGPGDVVGRRPRGRPPGSKNKPKPPVIITRESANALRAHMLEVAGGCDVFECLSTYARRRQRGVCVLSGSGTVANVSLRQPAGAPVATLQGRFEILSLSGSFLPPPAPPGATSLAVFLAGGPGQVVGGSVVGALIAAGPVIVIAASFTNVAYERLPLDEEEEEATAAAAAHQQLQMHPPVSQSPNADGGGTSGGVGTSFTDPSSGLPFFSLPLNMPQLPMDGHSGWAGGASAARPPY; from the coding sequence ATGGCGGGGCTCGATCTCGGCACTGCCTCCCGCTTCCTCCACCCTCTCCACCTCCACCTTCCCCACACCAGGCCCGACTCGGAGGAATCCCCCGCGGCCGGGGGCGACGGGGCCTCCGGTGAGGTGCAGGCCAGCCATGGCTTGGAGCTGTCCGCCCCCGCTGGCCCCGGCGACGTCGTCGGCCGCCGGCCCCGAGGGCGCCCCCCGGGGTCCAAGAACAAGCCGAAGCCACCGGTGATCATCACCCGGGAGAGCGCTAACGCGCTGCGCGCGCACATGCTGGAGGTCGCCGGCGGCTGCGACGTGTTCGAGTGCCTGTCGACGTACGCCCGCCGCCGGCAGCGCGGGGTGTGCGTGCTCAGCGGCAGCGGGACCGTCGCCAACGTCAGCCTCCGCCAGCCTGCCGGCGCCCCCGTCGCGACCCTGCAGGGCCGCTTCGAGATCCTGTCCCTCTCGGGCTCCTTCCTCCCGCCGCCCGCCCCGCCGGGGGCGACCAGCCTCGCGGTCTTCCTGGCCGGCGGGCCTGGGCAGGTGGTCGGGGGGAGCGTCGTCGGCGCGCTGATCGCTGCCGGGCCCGTGATAGTGATCGCGGCGTCGTTTACCAACGTCGCCTACGAGCGACTGCCgttggacgaggaggaggaggaggcaacgGCCGCGGCCGCAGCACATCAGCAGCTCCAGATGCACCCGCCGGTGTCACAGAGCCCCAACGCCGACGGAGGTGGAACAAGCGGCGGCGTCGGGACTTCCTTTACGGACCCGTCGTCCGGGTTGCCGTTCTTCAGCTTGCCGCTCAACATGCCGCAGCTGCCGATGGACGGGCACAGCGGGTGGGCCGGCGGTGCTTCTGCTGCCCGGCCGCCGTACTGA
- the LOC135585931 gene encoding uncharacterized protein LOC135585931, producing the protein MRLLRRIAGLLGLAREEDDARRGKEGSGGGGGGGGDGGGGEERRRTSGAAGCSAAAAARGGFGVQVPVAVEKPALSPVLVPCEPGEGGVQGFRWYTRRLRIDEDGDVANEFLDEVAPEVSPENLVVLPKFQVKHNTQPTAMAMRKQVIAVDGNIHQSLEYQGKLQWA; encoded by the exons ATGAGGCTCCTTCGACGGATCGCCGGCTTGCTGGGCCTCGCGAGGGAGGAGGACGACGCCCGCAGAGGAAAGGAAGGcagtggcggaggaggaggaggaggaggcgatggAGGGGGCGGCGAGGAGCGGAGAAGAACGAGCGGAGCGGCGGGCTGTAGCGCCGCAGCCGCTGCAAGAGGAGGGTTCGGCGTCCAGGTTCCCGTCGCCGTCGAGAAGcctgctctcagcccggtcctcgtCCCCTGCGAGCCCGGCGAAGGCGGCGTCCAG GGGTTCAGGTGGTACACAAGAAGACTCCGGATCGACGAGGATGGGGACGTGGCGAACGAGTTCCTGGACGAAGTTGCACCTGAGGTCTCACCCGAGAACCTCGTAGTACTTCCCAAGTTCCAGGTGAAGCACAACACCCAGCCCACCGCCATGGCCATGAGAAAGCAGGTCATCGCGGTGGACGGGAACATCCACCAGAGCCTGGAGTACCAGGGGAAATTGCAGTGGGCATGA
- the LOC135621885 gene encoding type I inositol polyphosphate 5-phosphatase 2-like: MRTRKGRRSESFWPSIVMRKWLNIKPKVHEFSEDEVDTESDDDVQDARISSMASFLEAVGSKDEYKPHASETETRIPLSRIRRRKSETLRFNYITNKDVRVMVGTWNVAGRFPVEDLELDEWLDTKEPADMYVLGFQEVVPLNAGNVLGAEDNRPIQKWEEIIRRTLNKSLQPKALCKSYSAPPSAASMSSTPADADTDNKEAASLPTTGTDDYGKLNRKKTNTSDGGIKLDWPEYSLDTPHQVLTSGKRLRRVFSSSARIGLDWLEEAQVLEPRNLANNAGLKRVCHSSGNLGMLWSEQQVAADVLDSVNDISDGSSEEEAKSDEADADEQRSRPRSRYSRVVSKQMVGIYVSVWVCRRLRRHVNNLKVSPVGVGLMGYMGNKGSVSVSMTLFQTRLCFVCSHLTSGHKEGDQHKRNSDVYDILQRTRFASAMNADHPQTIPSHDRIFWFGDLNYRLTMPDAEIRGLVASRRWDELMKFDQLSDELRSGHTFDGWKEGLITFPPTYKYESNSNRYVGEDAREGEKRRSPAWCDRIVWLGKGIKQLSYWRSEQSLSDHRPVSSVFLVEVEVLNQRKLERVLNFTTAGLIPEKNL, from the exons aTGAGAACCAGGAAAGGCCGGCGCTCTGAG TCCTTCTGGCCCTCTATAGTAATGAGGAAGTGGCTCAACATCAAGCCAAAGGTGCATGAATTCAGCGAGGATGAGGTCGACACCGAGAGCGACGATGATG TCCAAGATGCAAGGATCTCAAGCATGGCTTCATTTCTTGAAGCAGTAGGAAGCAAAGATGAATACAAACCTCATGCATCAG AAACAGAAACAAGAATTCCATTGTCAAGAATTCGGAGAAGAAAATCTGAAACTCTGCGTTTTAACTACATAACCAACAAAGATGTGAG GGTGATGGTCGGCACATGGAACGTCGCGGGAAGGTTCCCAGTGGAGGATCTTGAGCTTGATGAATGGCTTGACACCAAAGAACCTGCTGATATGTATGTTCTTGG CTTCCAAGAGGTAGTCCCCTTGAATGCCGGCAATGTGCTCGGAGCTGAGGACAACAGGCCAATCCAGAAGTGGGAGGAGATCATAAGGAGAACACTCAACAAGTCTTTGCAGCCCAAGGCACTCTGCAAAAGCTACAGTGCTCCTCCCTCGGCTGCATCCATGTCCTCGACTCCTGCTGATGCTGACACAGACAACAAGGAGGCAGCATCTCTACCGACTACTGGCACCGACGACTACGGTAAGCTCAACCGGAAGAAGACCAACACCAGTGATGGTGGCATCAAGCTAGACTGGCCTGAGTATTCACTAGATACGCCACATCAAGTGCTGACATCCGGCAAGAGACTGAGAAGGGTGTTCAGCAGTTCTGCCAGAATCGGATTGGATTGGCTGGAAGAGGCTCAGGTGTTGGAGCCTCGCAATCTGGCCAACAATGCAGGGCTGAAGAGAGTGTGTCACAGCTCGGGGAACCTCGGAATGCTGTGGTCAGAGCAGCAAGTGGCAGCCGATGTTCTCGATTCCGTGAACGACATCTCCGACGGGTCCTCCGAAGAGGAAGCGAAGAGCGACGAAGCTGACGCGGACGAACAGAGATCAAGGCCGCGCTCCAGATACTCTCGCGTCGTCAGCAAGCAGATGGTGGGCATCTACGTCTCGGTTTGGGTGTGCCGGAGGCTGCGCAGGCACGTGAACAACCTGAAGGTCTCACCGGTGGGCGTTGGACTCATGGGCTACATGGGCAACAAG GGATCGGTTTCTGTGAGCATGACTCTCTTCCAAACGCGTCTGTGCTTCGTCTGCTCTCACCTCACGTCCGGCCACAAGGAGGGGGATCAGCACAAGCGGAACTCCGACGTTTACGACATCCTTCAGCGCACGCGGTTCGCTTCCGCCATGAATGCCGATCATCCACAGACGATTCCGTCTCATGA TCGAATCTTCTGGTTCGGGGACTTGAACTATCGCCTGACAATGCCGGACGCTGAGATCAGAGGTCTGGTTGCTTCACGACGGTGGGATGAGCTCATGAAGTTTGATCAG CTGAGCGACGAGCTGAGAAGTGGCCACACATTCGATGGATGGAAGGAAGGGTTGATTACTTTTCCACCCACCTACAAGTACGAGAGTAATTCCAACAGATATGTTGGAGAGGATGCAAGAGAGGGGGAGAAAAGGAGGTCCCCTGCgtg GTGCGATCGCATTGTGTGGTTGGGGAAGGGAATCAAACAGCTATCGTACTGGAGATCTGAGCAGAGCCTCTCCGATCACCGCCCTGTTAGTTCTGTGTTCCTGGTTGAAGTCGAAGTCCTTAACCAGAGGAAATTGGAGAGGGTGTTAAACTTCACGACTGCTGGGTTGATACCTGAGAAGAACTTGTAG
- the LOC135584955 gene encoding vacuolar protein sorting-associated protein 55 homolog: MAGLSNRLTACLHTGQLALLAILVSGGIVLQILACALYNNWWPMLTALMYVILPMPLLFFGGSSSLMSGDGDGWVNFTKFLTGASVVGSIAIPSILKHANLIGWGALAMELSSFVVFGVAILSFLQMSDRDEYSYF; the protein is encoded by the exons ATGGCAGGTTTATCCAACAGATTGACTGCTTGCCTGCACACTGGGCAGCTTGCTCTTTTGGCAATTCTGGTCTCTGGTGGAATAGTATTACAAATTTTG GCATGTGCTTTATACAATAACTGGTGGCCTATGTTAACAG CCTTGATGTATGTGATCCTTCCTATGCCATTGCTGTTCTTTGGGGGTTCCAGCTCACTCATGTCCGGTGATGGAGATGG CTGGGTGAATTTCACGAAATTCTTGACGGGAGCATCAGTTGTAGGAAGCATCGCGATACCCTCCATATTGAAGCATGCAAATCTCATTGGATGGGGTGCTCTGGCAATGGAGCTGTCTTCATTCGTGGTCTTTGGTGTGGCGATCTTGTCGTTCCTTCAGATGAGTGATCGTGACGAGTATAGTTACTTCTAA
- the LOC135622066 gene encoding uncharacterized protein LOC135622066, producing the protein MKCKEHPYELGAGVCASCLRERLLALVAAENELSPHRQPWGFDAPTIAFPRSVSPYLPHRRSVGSDASHHHDPSFFSTPGLGHTLDGEFDGGRNRRSGRFSVLKALFRHHTSEKGEDDWVPRKGSGPRSWFSALVRLRRRKKKRQPEPFSAAEGEAAPEQDTRSCRLVQRGMSPAMEDEEEADASGYTSESSNGWRRPIPTPLRRISASSRHRHRHHQQQQQQQQLRGVGGVSGFTVRLSPLMRSGASGRHSQVSESAGVSGELRYPANSVRRDRRTATGCAPLGLDPSRSWKLADFGRFK; encoded by the coding sequence ATGAAGTGCAAGGAGCATCCCTACGAATTGGGCGCCGGCGTCTGCGCCTCCTGCCTCAGGGAGCGCCTCCTCGCCCTCGTAGCCGCCGAGAACGAGCTATCCCCCCACCGCCAACCATGGGGTTTCGACGCGCCCACCATCGCCTTCCCCCGGTCCGTGTCGCCTTACCTGCCACACCGCCGATCCGTCGGTTCCGACGCCTCGCACCACCACGACCCCAGCTTCTTCAGCACCCCCGGGCTCGGCCACACCTTGGATGGCGAATTCGACGGCGGTCGGAACCGGAGGTCCGGGCGGTTCTCCGTCCTCAAAGCGCTCTTCAGGCATCACACATCGGAGAAGGGAGAGGACGACTGGGTGCCTCGTAAGGGCTCCGGACCGAGATCATGGTTCTCGGCGCTCGTTCGCCTCCGCCGCCGCAAGAAGAAGCGGCAACCGGAGCCCTTCTCGGCGGCAGAGGGAGAGGCGGCACCGGAACAGGATACGAGGTCGTGTCGGTTGGTGCAGCGGGGGATGTCGCCGGCcatggaggacgaggaggaggcggaCGCGAGCGGGTACACGAGCGAGTCCTCGAACGGGTGGAGGCGTCCGATTCCGACGCCGCTGCGGCGGATCTCCGCGAGCAGCcgtcaccgccaccgccaccaccaacagcaacaacaacaacaacaactgcGAGGCGTCGGCGGCGTGTCGGGGTTTACGGTCCGCCTGAGCCCGCTGATGAGGTCGGGCGCCAGCGGGCGGCACAGCCAGGTGTCTGAATCGGCGGGAGTCTCCGGTGAGCTGCGATACCCGGCGAACTCGGTCCGCCGGGACCGGCGCACTGCCACCGGATGCGCTCCGCTCGGGCTCGACCCGAGCCGGTCTTGGAAGCTAGCCGATTTCGGCCGGTTCAAATGA
- the LOC103998761 gene encoding B3 domain-containing protein Os02g0683500-like, translating to MNMEVFRPIPFAASTSLSSYSSLRLGHADAADCSAPPVEREHMFHKVVTPSDVGKLNRLVIPKHYAEKYFPLDPSSADKGIHLCFEDPNGKHWEFRYSYWNSSQSYVMTKGWSRFVKDKQLDSGDTVSFSRATAGESGHGRFFIDWHRPEPTWRRPALPVLQFSPWGKLFSPTMPAVHGAADLGRPQLFHRAMPQPPQQTRVQVGGGMAGTPLVLESVPVRRRMAEPRRVRLFGVDLEWSEMDGHGETSMGTAGPA from the coding sequence ATGAATATGGAGGTATTTAGGCCGATCCCCTTCGCTGCTTCTACCTCGCTTTCATCCTACTCCTCCCTTCGGCTTGGTCATGCTGATGCTGCCGACTGCTCCGCTCCTCCCGTGGAGCGCGAGCACATGTTCCACAAGGTAGTCACACCGAGCGATGTCGGTAAGCTGAACCGCCTTGTGATCCCCAAGCACTACGCAGAGAAGTACTTCCCCCTCGACCCCTCGTCGGCGGACAAGGGCATCCACCTCTGCTTCGAGGACCCCAACGGCAAGCACTGGGAGTTCCGCTACTCGTACTGGAACAGCAGCCAGAGCTACGTGATGACCAAGGGATGGAGCCGGTTCGTGAAGGACAAGCAGCTCGATTCCGGAGACACCGTCTCCTTCAGCCGTGCCACCGCCGGAGAGTCTGGACACGGCCGCTTCTTCATCGACTGGCACCGGCCCGAACCAACCTGGCGACGCCCGGCCCTTCCCGTCCTGCAATTCTCACCCTGGGGTAAGCTTTTCTCACCCACCATGCCCGCCGTGCACGGTGCTGCGGACCTCGGGAGGCCACAGCTGTTTCATCGAGCGATGCCCCAGCCGCCGCAGCAAACCAGGGTGCAAGTCGGTGGTGGAATGGCCGGCACGCCGCTAGTTCTGGAATCAGTGCCGGTGCGTCGTCGCATGGCCGAGCCAAGGCGAGTCCGGCTGTTCGGAGTCGACCTCGAATGGTCCGAGATGGATGGCCATGGAGAGACCTCCATGGGCACTGCAGGTCCTGCCTAA
- the LOC135623539 gene encoding uncharacterized protein LOC135623539 isoform X1, translated as MDSLFVASLSLLILASSMYLQARGESKGSVVFLDGSTHRYIRNHAQDSAGKVNSMSSNEIAATISVLLGFAPSLSLSVDSSFKLNEVLFPNPFDRPNAIFLLEVSGVEEPVLSSEYLSSQTANVFRSRISGSSNTKLELPGEDEVSVVSLDNSLDLECNAACLDKELSDLAKWMGGSYVGTIESLDGKLTVPLASGSTLSLHLAKKADLQFASILVSLVRNVKMAVEIHKDLSESSFMPSEIMTGRFTGIEALRAEYGSGDTARQGVELLQTTLLKLSDMLQVSYKGKLVGVVVLNNESSLESGMLLDVTSTARFSRLLEEESSSTTESEVLLIRRSLAWITGVILLLSTLIGVYLLLNMPLTRDTLLYSNVKLD; from the exons ATGGATTCTCTCTTTGTTGCGAGTCTGAGTCTCTTGATCTTGGCGTCATCCATGTACCTGCAAGCTAGG GGAGAGAGCAAGGGATCGGTCGTCTTCTTGGATGGTTCTACCCACAGATACATCAGGAATCACGCGCAGGATAGCGCAGGGAAG GTGAACTCAATGTCTTCGAATGAAATTGCTGCAACAATATCAGTTCTACTTGGTTTTGCACCATCTTTATCACTTTCCGTTGATTCTTCATTCAAG TTAAACGAGGTTCTATTTCCCAATCCTTTTGACAGACCTAATGCTATTTTCTTGCTGGAAGTTAGTGGAGTTGAGG AACCAGTTCTCTCATCTGAGTACTTAAGTAGCCAAACTGCTAATGTTTTCAGAAGTAGGATTTCTGGATCGAGCAATACCAAACTAGAACTTCCAG GTGAAGATGAAGTTTCTGTTGTTTCTTTGGACAATTCTTTGGATCTTGAATGCAATGCCGCTTGCCTTGATAAGGAACTAAGTGATCTT GCAAAATGGATGGGGGGATCATATGTTGGCACCATAGAGTCACTAGATGGGAAGTTGACTGTTCCTTTAGCGAGTGGTAGCACTTTGAGTTTGCATCTTGCAAAG AAAGCAGACCTTCAATTTGCATCTATTCTTGTTTCTTTGGTTAGAAATGTTAAAATGGCAGTGGAGATTCACAAAGATTTATCAGAAAGCAGCTTTATGCCTTCAGAAATTATGACAGGCCGTTTCACAGGCATTGAG GCTCTTAGAGCCGAATATGGTTCGGGGGACACTGCTCGACAGGGGGTGGAGCTGCTTCAGACAACACTTCTAAAGTTGTCTGATATGTTACAAGTGTCTTACAAAG GGAAGCTTGTTGGAGTTGTCGTATTAAACAATGAGTCTTCACTAGAGTCGGGAATGTTGTTGGATGTAACTTCTACAGCAAGATTTTCCAGATTGttggaagaagaaagctctagtACGACTGAATCAGAGGTGCTGCTCATCAGACGGAGTTTGGCTTGGATAACGGGAGTTATCCTTCTTCTATCAACTCTCATAGGG GTCTACTTATTACTCAACATGCCGCTGACAAGGGACACCCTTCTTTATTCCAATGTCAAGCTAGATTGA
- the LOC135623539 gene encoding uncharacterized protein LOC135623539 isoform X2 — translation MDSLFVASLSLLILASSMYLQARAQSKGSVVFLDGSTHRYIRNHAQDSAGKVNSMSSNEIAATISVLLGFAPSLSLSVDSSFKLNEVLFPNPFDRPNAIFLLEVSGVEEPVLSSEYLSSQTANVFRSRISGSSNTKLELPGEDEVSVVSLDNSLDLECNAACLDKELSDLAKWMGGSYVGTIESLDGKLTVPLASGSTLSLHLAKKADLQFASILVSLVRNVKMAVEIHKDLSESSFMPSEIMTGRFTGIEALRAEYGSGDTARQGVELLQTTLLKLSDMLQVSYKGKLVGVVVLNNESSLESGMLLDVTSTARFSRLLEEESSSTTESEVLLIRRSLAWITGVILLLSTLIGVYLLLNMPLTRDTLLYSNVKLD, via the exons ATGGATTCTCTCTTTGTTGCGAGTCTGAGTCTCTTGATCTTGGCGTCATCCATGTACCTGCAAGCTAGGGCAC AGAGCAAGGGATCGGTCGTCTTCTTGGATGGTTCTACCCACAGATACATCAGGAATCACGCGCAGGATAGCGCAGGGAAG GTGAACTCAATGTCTTCGAATGAAATTGCTGCAACAATATCAGTTCTACTTGGTTTTGCACCATCTTTATCACTTTCCGTTGATTCTTCATTCAAG TTAAACGAGGTTCTATTTCCCAATCCTTTTGACAGACCTAATGCTATTTTCTTGCTGGAAGTTAGTGGAGTTGAGG AACCAGTTCTCTCATCTGAGTACTTAAGTAGCCAAACTGCTAATGTTTTCAGAAGTAGGATTTCTGGATCGAGCAATACCAAACTAGAACTTCCAG GTGAAGATGAAGTTTCTGTTGTTTCTTTGGACAATTCTTTGGATCTTGAATGCAATGCCGCTTGCCTTGATAAGGAACTAAGTGATCTT GCAAAATGGATGGGGGGATCATATGTTGGCACCATAGAGTCACTAGATGGGAAGTTGACTGTTCCTTTAGCGAGTGGTAGCACTTTGAGTTTGCATCTTGCAAAG AAAGCAGACCTTCAATTTGCATCTATTCTTGTTTCTTTGGTTAGAAATGTTAAAATGGCAGTGGAGATTCACAAAGATTTATCAGAAAGCAGCTTTATGCCTTCAGAAATTATGACAGGCCGTTTCACAGGCATTGAG GCTCTTAGAGCCGAATATGGTTCGGGGGACACTGCTCGACAGGGGGTGGAGCTGCTTCAGACAACACTTCTAAAGTTGTCTGATATGTTACAAGTGTCTTACAAAG GGAAGCTTGTTGGAGTTGTCGTATTAAACAATGAGTCTTCACTAGAGTCGGGAATGTTGTTGGATGTAACTTCTACAGCAAGATTTTCCAGATTGttggaagaagaaagctctagtACGACTGAATCAGAGGTGCTGCTCATCAGACGGAGTTTGGCTTGGATAACGGGAGTTATCCTTCTTCTATCAACTCTCATAGGG GTCTACTTATTACTCAACATGCCGCTGACAAGGGACACCCTTCTTTATTCCAATGTCAAGCTAGATTGA